Within Pseudomonadota bacterium, the genomic segment CGCCCAGTTCGGGTCCGTACCCGGCCGGTGCCAACACACGCGACGACACCTCGCCGACCAGATCGCCTGGCGCCGCGGCAGCCGTGTCGCGCTTGATCCGTTGCCACTCCGGGTTCGCCATGAAGGTCTTCCAGGCCTCCTGGCGCGTTGCGTCGTCGGGCCAGGCGAGGAGATAGACGAACTCAGGCCCCCTGTCGGTTTCTGCCTCCCACATGGCGAGGATGGTGAAGCCGTGGTCGGCCATCAGACGCGCGGCATGATCGCGGAAACGGGCATGGAAGGCTTCCCTTGTGTTGTCGAAGATCTCATAGATTCTGAGCTCGTGGATCATGGTGAGTGTCTTTCCATTTTTCCGGATGACGGGACCGCGCCCAGGACGAGGCCGAGGCTGACGATCCCAAGGCCGAACCATTGATGGGCGGTTGGGATTTCGCCGGTCACCGGCAGCCCGATGACCAGCGCCAGACCCGGCACCAGGGCAGGGAACAGCGCGGCTCGTTGGGGGCCCAGCCGCGCGACGGACTGCGTGAACGCGACGATGGCGACAATGCCGACCAGGATGCCGTGAACCGCGACCTGACCGAACAGCGCCGCAGGTGACAGCGTCCCGAAGGCTGCGAAGCCGCGAGCCAAGAGATAGGGCGGCACCACGCAGACGGCGGACAGGACCGATACGGCGGCGGCGGCATGAAGCGGCGGGATCTGCCAGCGCCGTTGGAGGATGGCGAAGAGGGCCCACAGAAGTGCCGCGGTGACGAACATGAGGTCGCCCAGCAGCACCCGGCCCGACAGCGACGTCAGCGAAGGCCCGAACGTCAAAGCCAGGCCACAGAGAACGATGACGATCGCCACGAACTGTCCCGGTCTAAGGCGCTCATTGAGCCACCAAAGCGACAGCGCCGTTGTGCCCACCAAGAGTGTCGCCGGCTGCAGCAGGGCGGCGTCGGCCAGGGGCGCGTGCGCGAAACCGCCGACCCCCAGCAGCAAGAAGGGCGGTCCGATCAAGAGAGCCATGACGCATGCCCGGTGCCATGGGATGCGTGTCGCGGGGGTGAGCTGGGCCATCACGAACCAGGGCGCCAGGATGGCGCCTGCGATAGCGAAACGGATGAACATGATGTCGAACGCGGTAAGGCCGGCAACGACACCGGCGCGCGCGAAGGCCAGATAGCCGCCCCAGATGACGGCGGCCAACAGCGCCCATGCCACGCCCGCCAGCATGTCGGCAGGTTAGAGTCCCAGGCCATCGTAGAGGGCTTCGAGCAACCGGACCCGCCGCGGATCGGGCCCGTCTGCCGGAACTATCAT encodes:
- a CDS encoding DMT family transporter translates to MLAGVAWALLAAVIWGGYLAFARAGVVAGLTAFDIMFIRFAIAGAILAPWFVMAQLTPATRIPWHRACVMALLIGPPFLLLGVGGFAHAPLADAALLQPATLLVGTTALSLWWLNERLRPGQFVAIVIVLCGLALTFGPSLTSLSGRVLLGDLMFVTAALLWALFAILQRRWQIPPLHAAAAVSVLSAVCVVPPYLLARGFAAFGTLSPAALFGQVAVHGILVGIVAIVAFTQSVARLGPQRAALFPALVPGLALVIGLPVTGEIPTAHQWFGLGIVSLGLVLGAVPSSGKMERHSP
- a CDS encoding NIPSNAP family protein, whose amino-acid sequence is MIHELRIYEIFDNTREAFHARFRDHAARLMADHGFTILAMWEAETDRGPEFVYLLAWPDDATRQEAWKTFMANPEWQRIKRDTAAAAPGDLVGEVSSRVLAPAGYGPELGGALD